The proteins below are encoded in one region of Salvelinus fontinalis isolate EN_2023a unplaced genomic scaffold, ASM2944872v1 scaffold_0171, whole genome shotgun sequence:
- the LOC129844091 gene encoding 4-galactosyl-N-acetylglucosaminide 3-alpha-L-fucosyltransferase 9-like, with protein sequence MTCLGPIGHRRLMGILLLGCLLTCLLYRPAITWLPVLAKHFQAEHKQDVTVLVWHWPFDHPFKLNSCRSLYNIEGCHLTADRELYSQADAVLIHHREIEEDLSNLPQEPRPSFQKWVWMNFESPAHTNRIPGLENLFNVTLNYRQDADINLPYGSLVPRTKETEEFVPHKNRLVCWIVSNWNPKHKRTWYYMELRKFIRIHTYGDPFNKKVSLSEYRMIVASCKFYLSFENSVHKDYITEKLYNALKLGAVPVVMGPTRGNYEKFIPGDSFIHVDDFRSPRALAKHLLFLDENEEMYRKYFKWQRIHTVRINSFPIQNACNSCEYIRGHPENRMVAELYKWFWEE encoded by the coding sequence ATGACGTGTCTTGGACCAATTGGGCACCGGCGCCTGATGGGCATTCTCCTGCTGGGCTGCTTGCTGACCTGTCTACTGTACCGACCTGCTATCACCTGGCTCCCTGTCCTGGCCAAGCACTTCCAGGCAGAGCACAAACAGGACGTTACCGTGCTGGTCTGGCACTGGCCCTTTGACCATCCCTTCAAACTGAACTCCTGCAGGTCCTTGTACAACATCGAAGGCTGTCACCTGACGGcggacagagagctgtacagtcAAGCGGATGCAGTTCTCATCCACCACAGAGAGATCGAAGAGGATTTATCCAACCTGCCCCAAGAACCACGGCCCTCCTTCCAGAAGTGGGTGTGGATGAATTTCGAATCCCCGGCACACACCAATAGAATACCTGGCTTGGAAAATCTGTTTAATGTGACTTTGAACTACAGGCAGGATGCAGACATCAACTTGCCTTATGGATCTCTCGTCCCTCGGACTAAAGAGACGGAGGAGTTTGTCCCGCATAAAAACCGACTGGTCTGTTGGATCGTTAGCAACTGGAACCCAAAACACAAGAGGACTTGGTACTACATGGAGCTGCGCAAATTCATCAGGATTCACACCTACGGGGACCCTTTCAACAAAAAGGTATCTCTTAGTGAATACAGAATGATCGTGGCCAGCTGTAAATTCTACCTGTCTTTTGAGAACTCCGTCCATAAGGACTACATTACAGAAAAACTTTATAACGCTCTCAAGTTGGGCGCTGTTCCAGTGGTCATGGGCCCGACAAGAGGGAACTATGAGAAGTTCATCCCTGGAGATTCCTTCATCCATGTGGATGACTTCCGCTCGCCCAGAGCCCTGGCCAAACACCTCCTCTTCTTGGACGAGAATGAGGAGATGTACCGTAAATACTTCAAGTGGCAGAGGATCCACACAGTCCGCATCAACAGCTTCCCCATTCAGAATGCCTGCAACAGCTGTGAGTACATCAGAGGCCACCCTGAGAATCGGATGGTTGCTGAGCTCTATAAATGGTTCTGGGAGGAGTGA